The following coding sequences lie in one Haladaptatus sp. DJG-WS-42 genomic window:
- the radB gene encoding DNA repair and recombination protein RadB has product MSNAPVPTGCGPVDALLGGGFERGTVTQLYGPPAAGKTNLALAAAVETAAAGRTVLYIDTEGLSIDRFQQLAQAKGEDVSDLASRIIISEAHDFGEQEAAVKDAADLASRADLIVLDSATGFYRLERTTEEEGESLRKVARQMTHLLSLARKHDLAVVITNQVFTDPDGDSARPLGGHTLAHWTGTVLRLDRFRGGNRRATIEKHRAKPTGETARFQITQDGLVGVDEL; this is encoded by the coding sequence GTGTCAAACGCGCCCGTTCCGACTGGCTGTGGCCCCGTCGATGCCCTCCTCGGCGGCGGCTTCGAGCGCGGCACCGTCACGCAACTCTATGGCCCGCCCGCCGCCGGGAAGACCAATCTGGCGCTTGCTGCGGCCGTCGAAACAGCCGCTGCAGGACGGACGGTGCTTTATATCGATACGGAAGGCCTCTCCATCGACCGCTTCCAACAGCTTGCGCAAGCCAAGGGCGAAGACGTCTCAGACCTCGCCTCGCGCATCATCATCTCGGAGGCCCACGATTTCGGCGAGCAGGAAGCCGCCGTCAAGGACGCAGCCGACCTCGCCTCGCGGGCAGACCTCATCGTTCTCGACAGCGCGACCGGATTTTATCGGCTAGAGCGAACGACCGAAGAGGAAGGTGAGTCGCTGAGAAAGGTCGCCCGCCAGATGACCCACCTGCTCTCGCTCGCCCGCAAACACGACCTCGCCGTCGTCATCACGAATCAGGTGTTCACCGACCCTGACGGCGACTCTGCGCGCCCACTCGGTGGCCACACGCTTGCCCACTGGACGGGCACCGTGCTCCGCCTCGACCGTTTCCGCGGCGGGAATCGCCGTGCCACCATCGAGAAACACCGGGCAAAACCGACCGGTGAGACGGCGCGCTTCCAAATCACGCAGGACGGCCTCGTCGGCGTAGACGAGTTGTAA
- a CDS encoding CBS domain-containing protein: MDIADIATNDFVEVDVDQRLSKVRSIFERENPKGIIVTDGDEYAGLVTQRELLQSHVEDSAKVAALMKSAPKVERTTNIREVARMLVEGGTKVAPVFEDDALWGIVTADAILEAVLENLDVLTVDQIYTDDTVTVHESDRVGQAINLLREHGVSRLPVVDDDGQLSGMVTTHDIVDFVVRDMNKATLGERSGDIERMLDLPVYDIMNSPVRTITLGASVRDAVSGMLENSYAGLVVTPEENDRLIAGVLTKTDVLRALSYTEEEHLDVQITNINLLETLSRDEIRESIEAVVQKYQRMSVHHAHVRFHEHKEKLRGTPLIQCQIRIRSDRGQVAGSGEGYGAENAFYVALDKLERNVIEMKDMRSDEIYKGQLLRKLGEL, from the coding sequence ATGGATATTGCTGACATTGCCACTAACGATTTTGTCGAAGTCGACGTCGACCAGCGACTGAGTAAAGTGCGGTCAATTTTCGAACGGGAGAACCCCAAGGGTATCATCGTCACGGACGGCGACGAATACGCCGGCCTTGTGACCCAGCGCGAGCTCCTCCAGTCACACGTCGAAGACTCGGCGAAAGTGGCCGCGCTGATGAAATCTGCCCCGAAAGTCGAACGAACAACCAACATCCGTGAAGTTGCGCGGATGTTAGTCGAAGGCGGGACGAAAGTCGCCCCCGTCTTTGAAGACGACGCCCTCTGGGGCATCGTCACCGCAGATGCGATCTTAGAAGCCGTCCTGGAAAATCTGGACGTGCTTACTGTTGACCAGATTTACACCGACGATACCGTCACCGTCCACGAGTCAGACCGTGTCGGGCAGGCCATCAACCTCCTGCGCGAACACGGCGTCTCGCGTCTCCCCGTGGTCGATGACGACGGTCAGCTCTCTGGGATGGTGACGACCCACGACATCGTCGATTTCGTCGTCCGCGACATGAACAAAGCTACCCTCGGCGAGCGTTCGGGTGACATAGAGCGCATGCTCGACCTCCCCGTCTACGACATCATGAACAGCCCCGTGCGGACGATTACGCTCGGTGCCTCGGTTCGTGATGCCGTCTCTGGAATGCTCGAAAACAGCTACGCAGGCCTCGTGGTCACGCCAGAGGAGAACGACCGCCTCATCGCTGGCGTGCTGACCAAAACCGACGTGCTCCGCGCACTCTCCTACACGGAGGAGGAACACCTAGACGTCCAAATCACCAACATCAACCTGCTCGAAACGCTGAGCCGCGACGAGATTCGCGAAAGCATCGAAGCTGTCGTCCAGAAGTACCAGCGGATGAGCGTCCATCACGCCCACGTTCGCTTCCACGAGCACAAAGAGAAACTCCGCGGCACGCCGCTCATCCAGTGTCAGATTCGGATTCGGTCAGATCGCGGCCAAGTCGCTGGCTCCGGCGAAGGCTACGGTGCAGAGAACGCCTTCTACGTCGCCCTTGACAAGCTCGAACGCAACGTCATCGAGATGAAAGACATGCGTTCTGACGAAATCTACAAGGGGCAGTTGCTCCGGAAGCTCGGCGAACTCTAA